In Candidatus Cloacimonadota bacterium, a genomic segment contains:
- the raiA gene encoding ribosome-associated translation inhibitor RaiA, producing MQITITARHFELTKAIRDYVESSCLKLKKYFDQIITIHVTLALENNRNLCELSLHAGRFGLQATAEEMDMYLSIDNALDKMEAQIKKLKDRVTDHQKRALKEQFDDFSRATDFHVNNTDHIHRTIKTKRVITEPMEIQEAINRMDESKEDFFIFRNIETDRINVLVKKDKENFKLFEP from the coding sequence ATGCAAATAACGATTACAGCACGTCATTTCGAACTCACGAAGGCTATACGGGACTACGTGGAGAGCTCCTGCCTAAAGTTGAAGAAGTACTTTGACCAAATAATCACTATTCACGTTACGCTGGCTTTAGAGAACAATCGCAATCTGTGCGAACTCTCATTACATGCAGGCAGGTTTGGATTGCAAGCCACAGCAGAAGAGATGGATATGTATTTATCTATCGACAATGCATTGGATAAAATGGAAGCTCAGATAAAGAAACTGAAAGATCGCGTTACAGATCACCAAAAGCGTGCTTTGAAAGAGCAGTTTGACGATTTCTCACGCGCAACAGATTTTCATGTTAACAACACAGATCACATTCACCGTACAATAAAGACCAAACGAGTGATTACAGAACCGATGGAAATTCAGGAAGCCATCAATAGGATGGACGAAAGCAAAGAAGATTTCTTTATCTTTAGAAACATCGAAACAGATCGCATCAATGTATTGGTAAAGAAGGACAAAGAAAACTTTAAACTCTTTGAACCTTAA
- the hprK gene encoding HPr(Ser) kinase/phosphatase, which translates to MKEITVREFFDAKKKDLALSLVTEPETLSKKVNSPHVNRPGLALAGYLEVFSAERIQVFGETEVRFLQSLKEEELVVRIRDMFKMDIPCIIITKGLTLPPVIEYLANDLNIALLSSRLSTINLIQHLSRYLLDIFALEKTIHATLVDVFGLGILLTGKSGIGKSECALDLVHRGHSLVGDDLITLRYLDDQLFGRPGREFGHFMEIRGVGFVNVERMFGIERTRRQKTIDLQIELMPWQENMDYERIGLTNSFAEHLGVKIPIIYLPVSPGKNVSVIVEVAAMNGILKGVGYDAAEDFNRKVHEEIRKKTLQKKIEDDAKESDRDK; encoded by the coding sequence ATGAAGGAAATTACTGTCCGAGAATTCTTTGACGCCAAGAAGAAGGATTTGGCTCTTTCTTTAGTTACCGAGCCGGAAACCCTTTCCAAAAAAGTTAATTCTCCTCACGTTAATCGTCCAGGTCTTGCTCTTGCTGGATATTTAGAAGTATTTTCTGCAGAGCGCATCCAGGTATTCGGAGAAACTGAGGTTCGCTTTCTGCAATCCTTGAAAGAAGAAGAACTGGTTGTGCGCATTAGGGATATGTTCAAAATGGATATTCCGTGCATAATCATTACTAAGGGGTTAACTTTACCGCCAGTGATTGAATATCTGGCAAACGATCTAAATATTGCTCTGCTTTCCAGCCGTCTTTCCACCATTAACCTGATTCAGCATCTAAGCCGCTATTTATTGGATATTTTTGCCTTAGAAAAAACCATACATGCAACTCTTGTAGATGTGTTTGGCTTAGGTATCTTGTTAACCGGTAAAAGCGGTATTGGTAAAAGTGAATGTGCCTTGGATTTGGTGCATCGCGGGCATAGTTTGGTAGGCGATGATCTCATTACCTTGCGCTATTTGGATGATCAACTATTTGGGCGTCCCGGCAGAGAGTTTGGGCATTTTATGGAAATACGCGGGGTAGGTTTTGTTAATGTAGAAAGGATGTTCGGAATAGAGCGTACTCGCAGGCAAAAGACGATAGATTTACAGATAGAGCTAATGCCTTGGCAGGAGAATATGGATTATGAGCGCATTGGTCTCACGAACAGCTTTGCCGAGCATCTAGGTGTAAAAATTCCCATCATCTACCTTCCTGTTTCTCCAGGCAAGAATGTTTCGGTAATTGTAGAAGTAGCTGCAATGAACGGCATTCTAAAAGGCGTTGGGTACGATGCCGCCGAAGATTTTAATCGAAAAGTCCATGAGGAAATCCGCAAGAAAACACTGCAAAAGAAGATTGAAGATGATGCGAAAGAAAGTGATCGTGACAAATAA
- a CDS encoding HPr family phosphocarrier protein: MMRKKVIVTNKLGLHARPSALLVRAATKYRSEFQIEKDGTTVNGKSIMGVMMLAAECGSTLELIADGVDEEYLINEITEMIDSGFGE, translated from the coding sequence ATGATGCGAAAGAAAGTGATCGTGACAAATAAACTGGGGCTACATGCCCGTCCTTCAGCATTATTAGTGCGCGCTGCCACAAAGTATCGGTCTGAGTTTCAGATAGAAAAAGATGGTACTACGGTAAACGGCAAAAGCATCATGGGTGTTATGATGTTGGCGGCTGAATGTGGAAGCACCTTAGAGTTGATTGCTGATGGAGTAGATGAAGAGTACCTAATAAACGAAATTACGGAGATGATAGATAGCGGATTTGGAGAGTAA